A single Alosa sapidissima isolate fAloSap1 chromosome 17, fAloSap1.pri, whole genome shotgun sequence DNA region contains:
- the LOC121688324 gene encoding kinesin-like protein KIF15-A isoform X2, with translation MGTIANLQKALNACEDSNAELEVQNTVLKNQMRSMNMSIKAMEQYRTEMDEIRTALAESQMANSSLKAQNNKLQKENKVLSNVIGASNNEMSDVLFASDTNKKKIVDLTQHIKALEKQLEQTTVELEEQGQIIINKKCMIDQQKASLEEMNAIELNLKARIKDLENQLEMALITGRGSFLKQDGTATENQLSLADELGQLSGFQNSASPPLYQVEFDDDVELDESAEFEVDVMERSHVKALADELKEALDEDTHKEKEEAVTCKSMEMTLRHGMEEAGKHEEVDEVINHVEVKEEVTDETVEMDISCEEMVKHEMREAQEPEVMEQLIRQGDIHESIKLEMGKAEFNNYVDSGAERPVRAQISLLEEENKPDEKSVCLEQTHRSFQRAALVTGAIGLGLLIFLKIKA, from the exons ATGGGGACGATTGCGAACTTGCAGAAGGCACTCAATGCTTGTGAGGATTCAAATGCTGAACTGGAAGTTCAGAACACTGTCCTGAAGAACCAGATGAGAAG CATGAACATGTCCATCAAGGCCATGGAGCAGTACAGGACAGAGATGGATGAAATTCGGACGGCACTAGCTGAGAGCCAGATGGCCAACAGCAGCCTCAAAGCACAAAATAATAAGCTG caaaaagaaaataaagtcCTGAGCAACGTCATTGGAGCCAGCAACAATGAG ATGTCTGATGTTTTGTTTGCAAGCGATACAAACAAGAAGAAGATAGTAGATCTTACCCAACACATCAAGGCTTTGGAG AAACAACTGGAGCAAACAACAGTGGAGCTTGAGGAACAAGGCCAAATTATTATCAAT AAAAAATGTATGATTGACCAGCAAAAAGCCTCACTGGAAGAGATGAATGCCATTGAACTG AACCTGAAGGCAAGGATCAAGGACCTGGAAAACCAGTTGGAAATGGCCCTGAT AACTGGACGTGGAAGTTTCCTGAAGCAGGATGGTACTGCCACTGAGAATCAACTTTCTTTGGCTGATGAGCTGGGACAACTATCTGGTTTTCAGAATTCTGCAAGTCCTCCTTTGTACCAG GTGGAATTTGATGATGATGTGGAGTTAGACGAAAGTGCGGAGTTTGAGGTAGATGTAATGGAGCGATCACATGTCAAAGCCTTAGCAGATGAGCTGAAAGAGGCATTGGATGAGGACACACACAAGGAGAAGGAAGAAGCAGTCACCTGCAAGAGCATGGAGATGACCCTCCGTCATGGGATGGAAGAAGCCGGAAAACATGAGGAGGTCGATGAGGTCATCAATCATGTTGAGGTGAAAGAGGAGGTTACAGATGAGACAGTGGAGATGGACATCAGTTGTGAGGAGATGGTCAAGCATGAGATGAGAGAGGCACAGGAGCCTGAGGTGATGGAGCAACTCATCAGGCAAGGGGACATTCACGAGTCCATCAAACTTGAGATGGGGAAGGCAGAGTTTAATAACTATGTGGATTCAGGTGCTGAGAGGCCTGTCCGGGCACAAATCAGCCTCCTGGAGGAGGAAAACAAACCAGACGAGAagag TGTTTGTCTGGAGCAGACCCATAGAAGCTTCCAGAGAGCCGCGTTGGTCACTGGTGCTATTGGGCTCGGCTTGCTCATTTTCTTAAAAATAAAGGCTTGA
- the LOC121688324 gene encoding kinesin-like protein KIF15-A isoform X1 produces MGTIANLQKALNACEDSNAELEVQNTVLKNQMRSMNMSIKAMEQYRTEMDEIRTALAESQMANSSLKAQNNKLQKENKVLSNVIGASNNEMSDVLFASDTNKKKIVDLTQHIKALEKQLEQTTVELEEQGQIIINKKCMIDQQKASLEEMNAIELNLKARIKDLENQLEMALITGRGSFLKQDGTATENQLSLADELGQLSGFQNSASPPLYQVEFDDDVELDESAEFEVDVMERSHVKALADELKEALDEDTHKEKEEAVTCKSMEMTLRHGMEEAGKHEEVDEVINHVEVKEEVTDETVEMDISCEEMVKHEMREAQEPEVMEQLIRQGDIHESIKLEMGKAEFNNYVDSGAERPVRAQISLLEEENKPDEKSSVCLEQTHRSFQRAALVTGAIGLGLLIFLKIKA; encoded by the exons ATGGGGACGATTGCGAACTTGCAGAAGGCACTCAATGCTTGTGAGGATTCAAATGCTGAACTGGAAGTTCAGAACACTGTCCTGAAGAACCAGATGAGAAG CATGAACATGTCCATCAAGGCCATGGAGCAGTACAGGACAGAGATGGATGAAATTCGGACGGCACTAGCTGAGAGCCAGATGGCCAACAGCAGCCTCAAAGCACAAAATAATAAGCTG caaaaagaaaataaagtcCTGAGCAACGTCATTGGAGCCAGCAACAATGAG ATGTCTGATGTTTTGTTTGCAAGCGATACAAACAAGAAGAAGATAGTAGATCTTACCCAACACATCAAGGCTTTGGAG AAACAACTGGAGCAAACAACAGTGGAGCTTGAGGAACAAGGCCAAATTATTATCAAT AAAAAATGTATGATTGACCAGCAAAAAGCCTCACTGGAAGAGATGAATGCCATTGAACTG AACCTGAAGGCAAGGATCAAGGACCTGGAAAACCAGTTGGAAATGGCCCTGAT AACTGGACGTGGAAGTTTCCTGAAGCAGGATGGTACTGCCACTGAGAATCAACTTTCTTTGGCTGATGAGCTGGGACAACTATCTGGTTTTCAGAATTCTGCAAGTCCTCCTTTGTACCAG GTGGAATTTGATGATGATGTGGAGTTAGACGAAAGTGCGGAGTTTGAGGTAGATGTAATGGAGCGATCACATGTCAAAGCCTTAGCAGATGAGCTGAAAGAGGCATTGGATGAGGACACACACAAGGAGAAGGAAGAAGCAGTCACCTGCAAGAGCATGGAGATGACCCTCCGTCATGGGATGGAAGAAGCCGGAAAACATGAGGAGGTCGATGAGGTCATCAATCATGTTGAGGTGAAAGAGGAGGTTACAGATGAGACAGTGGAGATGGACATCAGTTGTGAGGAGATGGTCAAGCATGAGATGAGAGAGGCACAGGAGCCTGAGGTGATGGAGCAACTCATCAGGCAAGGGGACATTCACGAGTCCATCAAACTTGAGATGGGGAAGGCAGAGTTTAATAACTATGTGGATTCAGGTGCTGAGAGGCCTGTCCGGGCACAAATCAGCCTCCTGGAGGAGGAAAACAAACCAGACGAGAagag CAGTGTTTGTCTGGAGCAGACCCATAGAAGCTTCCAGAGAGCCGCGTTGGTCACTGGTGCTATTGGGCTCGGCTTGCTCATTTTCTTAAAAATAAAGGCTTGA
- the LOC121688043 gene encoding olfactory receptor 5F1-like: protein MDNLSDFKLFIYSGLQGSVYKPLYFLLAFVLYILIITVNLTLILTVIMEKNLHEPMYIFLSNLCVNSLFGTIGFYPKFLLDLLSDTHTVTYSWCLLQVYVIYSSVLSVSDVLYGWEGSEKLSVSERNALAIQFLIFPPLLNPIIYGLQLPQIRKVVCRQRCKHKILCKLKR from the exons ATGGACAACTTGTCTGattttaaattgtttatttattctgGACTGCAGGGATCTGTTTATAAGCCTTTGTACTTCTTGTTGGCATTTGTCCTTTATATCCTAATCATTACAGTCAACTTAACTTTGATCTTAACAGTGATCATGGAAAAAAACCTCCATGAGCCCATGTATATTTTCCTCTCTAATCTATGTGTGAATAGCCTTTTCGGAACTATTGGTTTTTACCCTAAATTTTTGCTGGACTTGCTATCTGATACTCACACAGTAACCTACAGTTGGTGCTTACTACAAGTTTATGTGATTTATTCCTCTGTCCTTT CAGTGTCTGATGTACTGTATGGCTGGGAGGGGTCAGAAAAGCTTTCAGTTAGTGAACGCAATGCATTGGCTATACAGTTTTTGATTTTTCCTCCACTATTGAATCCAATAATTTATGGGCTTCAACTTCCACAGATCCGAAAAGTAGTGTGCAGACAACGTTGTAAACACAAAATTCTGTGTAAACTCAAGAGATGA